A portion of the Pseudomonas synxantha BG33R genome contains these proteins:
- a CDS encoding EAL and GGDEF domain-containing protein: protein MSKVTPPTPLRAAHIAPGAPLHGTLKGALATLVLMLLALLFWQLLDQLQQNQKNQQQYTIDYSADLAEQISQSMALSAQIALNLLPIVEPPRNAEQQQALMRTLQRSLPDLRSFALLAPSGALISDTAEGSQDSALLEDLVKRSHAQSYYLSNDNDGTVIYLLLHQPSGGSKVYWALRLAPNYLANLTRQDIQGQRPMWAIENSLNHRVVSRDSGMPAQWSSALTPEELNRSVLVTPLSKSDWQLRGLFDRSAVLEQLLPAFIGKCLLGLAFSLVPVIVLLNMRRRQRQVNEGRRRYQDIFEGTGVALCVLDLAGLKAFCNKTQVQSREQLHAWLQANPAERKQLLKELRVTEVNQMAVRLLNVASCEQAWERLIDDCPSNATSIGYQVLEAVLTRQKQLELEIQLNDVAGNEQYLWLVMRLPEQQDDVKAVILSISDITSRKLIELSLVERESFWSDVVRTVPDHLYVQDVISQRMIFSNHHLGHTLGYNKAELQQMGEYFWEILLHPEDAEHYHDSREQQRQVGYTTQLHCQLRFRHRNNQWRRFDIREQALARDTSTVVTRIIGVAKDITDQIEASESLRDSEQRYRMLAESISDVICSTDSQLALNYISPSVNTVLGYDVDWVFKHGWQSIVANPQQLTGIYSLMEQVSRALGNPEALNTLRDDVQTQLFLFDCLRADGRKVPIELRLVLVWDEHGAFEGILGVGRDISQQRRAEKDLRMAATVFEHSTSAILITDPAGYIVQANEAFSRVSGYEVADVLDQLPNMLTVDEQQEAHLRYVLKQLHQHSTWEGEVWLKRRNGEHYPAWVGITAVFDDEGDLASYVCFFSDISERKASEQRIHRLAYYDALTHLPNRTLFQDRLHTALQSAERQKSWVVLMFLDLDRFKPINDSLGHAAGDRMLKEMATRLLGCVAEDDTVARMGGDEFTLLLQPRVSREMALNRAIHVAEQILASLVKPFVLEGREFFVTASIGIALSPQDGNELSQLMKNADTAMYHAKERGKNNFQFYQADMNASALERLELESDLRHALDQNEFVLYYQPQFSGDGKRLTGAEALLRWRHPRRGLVPPGDFIPVLEELGLVVDVGDWVISEACRQLKTWHQNKVRVPKVSVNISARQFSDGQLGTRIATILKDTGLPPACLELELTESILMREVNEALQILASLKNLGLSIAVDDFGTGYSSLNYLKQFPIDVLKIDRTFVDGLPSGEQDAQIARAIIAMAHSLNLAVIAEGVETHEQLDFLREHGCDEVQGYLFGRPMPANRFEAQFSNDALFMFD from the coding sequence TTGTCCAAAGTCACGCCGCCCACTCCCTTGCGCGCCGCTCATATTGCGCCGGGAGCGCCCCTGCACGGTACCTTGAAGGGCGCATTGGCGACGCTTGTGCTGATGTTGCTCGCGTTATTGTTCTGGCAACTGCTTGACCAGTTGCAGCAAAACCAGAAAAACCAGCAGCAATACACCATCGACTACAGTGCAGACCTCGCCGAGCAGATCAGCCAGAGCATGGCCCTGAGCGCGCAGATCGCCCTGAACCTGCTGCCCATTGTCGAGCCGCCGCGCAATGCCGAGCAGCAGCAGGCCTTGATGCGCACATTGCAGCGCTCGTTGCCGGACCTGCGCAGCTTCGCCCTGCTCGCCCCCAGCGGCGCGCTGATCAGCGACACTGCCGAAGGCAGCCAAGACAGTGCCCTGCTCGAAGACCTGGTCAAGCGCAGTCACGCCCAGTCTTATTACCTGAGCAACGACAATGACGGCACGGTCATCTATCTGTTGCTGCACCAACCCAGCGGTGGCTCCAAGGTGTACTGGGCCTTGCGCCTGGCCCCCAACTACCTGGCCAACCTGACACGGCAGGACATTCAGGGCCAGCGCCCGATGTGGGCGATCGAGAACAGCCTCAACCATCGTGTGGTCAGCCGTGACAGCGGGATGCCGGCGCAGTGGTCCAGCGCCCTGACGCCGGAAGAATTGAACCGCAGTGTGCTGGTCACGCCCTTGAGCAAAAGCGACTGGCAACTGCGCGGCCTGTTTGACCGCAGCGCGGTGCTGGAACAACTGCTGCCGGCCTTTATCGGCAAGTGCCTGCTGGGTCTGGCGTTTTCGCTGGTCCCGGTGATCGTGCTGCTCAACATGCGCCGCCGCCAACGCCAGGTGAATGAAGGCCGGCGACGCTATCAGGACATCTTCGAAGGCACAGGCGTGGCCTTGTGCGTGCTTGACCTGGCGGGGCTCAAGGCGTTTTGCAACAAGACCCAGGTACAAAGCCGCGAACAGTTGCACGCCTGGTTGCAGGCCAACCCTGCCGAGCGCAAGCAACTGCTCAAGGAGTTGCGCGTTACCGAGGTCAACCAGATGGCCGTGCGCCTGCTCAACGTTGCGTCCTGCGAGCAGGCATGGGAACGCCTGATCGATGATTGCCCGAGCAATGCCACGTCCATCGGCTATCAGGTGCTGGAAGCCGTACTGACCCGGCAAAAACAGCTGGAACTGGAAATCCAGCTCAACGACGTGGCCGGCAACGAACAGTACCTGTGGCTGGTGATGCGTTTGCCGGAGCAGCAGGATGACGTCAAGGCCGTGATCCTCAGCATCAGCGACATCACCAGCCGCAAGCTGATCGAGTTGTCGCTGGTGGAGCGCGAGAGCTTCTGGTCGGATGTGGTGCGCACGGTGCCCGATCACCTGTATGTGCAGGACGTGATCAGCCAGCGCATGATTTTCAGCAACCATCATCTGGGCCACACCCTGGGCTACAACAAAGCCGAACTGCAGCAAATGGGTGAGTACTTCTGGGAAATCCTGCTGCACCCCGAAGACGCCGAGCACTACCATGACTCGCGTGAACAGCAACGCCAGGTCGGCTATACGACCCAGTTGCACTGCCAACTGCGCTTTCGCCACCGCAATAACCAGTGGCGCCGCTTCGATATTCGCGAACAGGCCCTGGCCCGGGACACGTCCACGGTGGTCACTCGGATCATCGGTGTGGCCAAGGACATTACCGACCAGATCGAAGCCAGCGAATCCCTGCGCGACAGCGAACAGCGCTACCGGATGTTGGCTGAAAGCATCAGCGATGTGATCTGCTCTACCGACAGCCAACTGGCTCTGAATTACATCAGCCCATCGGTCAACACCGTACTGGGCTATGACGTGGATTGGGTGTTCAAGCATGGCTGGCAGTCAATCGTTGCCAACCCGCAACAGTTGACCGGCATTTATAGCCTGATGGAACAGGTCAGTCGCGCCCTCGGCAACCCCGAGGCGTTGAACACCTTGCGCGATGACGTCCAGACCCAACTGTTCCTGTTCGACTGCCTGCGCGCCGACGGGCGCAAAGTACCGATCGAACTGCGCCTGGTGCTGGTGTGGGATGAACATGGCGCGTTTGAGGGCATCCTCGGCGTGGGCCGCGATATCAGCCAGCAACGCCGCGCCGAAAAAGACCTGCGCATGGCGGCCACGGTCTTCGAGCACTCCACCTCGGCGATCCTGATCACCGATCCGGCCGGTTATATCGTGCAAGCCAACGAGGCGTTCAGCCGGGTCAGCGGGTATGAAGTGGCGGACGTGCTCGACCAATTGCCGAACATGCTCACCGTCGACGAGCAGCAGGAAGCCCACCTGCGTTATGTGCTCAAGCAACTGCACCAGCACAGTACCTGGGAAGGCGAAGTGTGGCTCAAGCGCCGCAACGGCGAGCATTACCCGGCCTGGGTCGGCATTACGGCGGTGTTCGACGACGAAGGCGACCTGGCCAGCTACGTCTGCTTCTTCAGCGATATCAGCGAGCGCAAGGCCAGCGAACAGCGCATCCACCGCCTGGCCTACTACGACGCCCTGACCCACCTGCCCAACCGCACGCTGTTCCAGGACCGTCTGCACACGGCGTTGCAATCGGCAGAACGGCAGAAGTCGTGGGTGGTGTTGATGTTCCTCGACCTCGACCGCTTCAAGCCGATCAATGACTCCCTCGGCCACGCTGCCGGCGACCGTATGCTCAAGGAAATGGCGACGCGCCTGCTCGGTTGCGTGGCCGAAGACGACACCGTGGCGCGCATGGGCGGCGACGAGTTCACCCTGCTGTTGCAACCACGGGTCAGCCGCGAAATGGCGCTGAACCGCGCGATTCATGTGGCCGAACAGATCCTGGCCAGCCTGGTGAAGCCATTCGTGCTCGAAGGCCGCGAGTTTTTCGTGACCGCCAGTATCGGCATCGCCCTCAGCCCCCAAGACGGCAACGAGCTGAGCCAACTGATGAAAAACGCGGATACGGCGATGTATCACGCCAAAGAGCGCGGCAAGAACAACTTCCAGTTCTACCAGGCCGACATGAACGCCAGCGCCCTGGAGCGTCTGGAACTGGAGAGCGACCTGCGCCACGCCCTGGACCAGAACGAATTCGTGCTGTATTACCAACCGCAATTCAGCGGCGACGGCAAACGCCTGACCGGTGCCGAGGCCCTGCTGCGCTGGCGCCACCCGCGTCGCGGGCTGGTGCCACCGGGGGATTTCATTCCGGTATTGGAAGAACTCGGGCTGGTGGTGGACGTGGGCGATTGGGTGATCAGCGAAGCCTGTCGCCAACTCAAGACCTGGCACCAGAACAAGGTGCGGGTGCCCAAAGTCTCGGTGAACATCTCGGCGCGGCAGTTTTCCGACGGCCAGCTGGGCACGCGCATCGCCACCATCCTCAAGGACACTGGCCTGCCGCCAGCGTGCCTGGAGCTGGAACTGACCGAAAGTATCCTGATGCGCGAAGTCAACGAAGCGCTGCAAATCCTCGCCAGCTTGAAGAACCTGGGCCTGAGCATCGCGGTAGACGACTTTGGCACTGGCTATTCATCGCTCAACTACCTCAAGCAATTCCCCATCGACGTGCTGAAGATCGACCGCACCTTCGTCGATGGCC